In Thiospirochaeta perfilievii, a single window of DNA contains:
- a CDS encoding YhdH/YhfP family quinone oxidoreductase: MEKSQFKAFVVTEKENNFIGEITQRNLSDLPNGELLIKVHYSSLNYKDALSVSGNRGVTKNYPHTPGIDAVGVIVESEDSTFSINEEVIVTSYDLGMNTDGGFGEYIRVPSAWVVKLPKGLSMKEAMIYGTAGLTAGISILRLTQLIKPNDGDIVVTGATGGVGSLSIAILNKLGYFVTAVTGKESEKEKLIELGAKNVISRSEFENTDKRPLLKPLYIGAIDTVGGTILENIIKTTIPGGVVTCCGNVASPKLDLTVFPFILRGVTLIGIDSQNYPMSSREIVWEKLAGPWKSEVLLNSYEEITFDKINEKVELMLKGKLKGRTIIRCS; this comes from the coding sequence ATGGAAAAGAGTCAATTTAAAGCTTTTGTTGTTACAGAAAAAGAGAATAATTTTATTGGAGAGATCACACAAAGGAATTTGAGTGATCTTCCTAATGGAGAGCTTTTAATCAAGGTTCACTACTCATCTCTAAACTATAAAGACGCTTTATCCGTAAGTGGAAATAGAGGTGTGACAAAAAATTACCCCCATACACCAGGGATTGACGCTGTAGGTGTAATTGTTGAGTCAGAAGATAGTACCTTTAGTATTAATGAGGAGGTTATTGTTACAAGCTACGACCTTGGGATGAATACTGATGGTGGCTTTGGTGAGTATATAAGGGTACCTTCAGCTTGGGTTGTTAAACTGCCCAAAGGGTTATCTATGAAGGAAGCAATGATCTACGGTACAGCTGGTTTAACCGCTGGAATATCTATATTACGTCTTACTCAACTTATAAAACCCAATGATGGAGATATTGTTGTAACCGGAGCCACTGGTGGTGTAGGTTCACTTAGTATCGCTATCCTTAACAAATTAGGCTATTTTGTAACAGCTGTTACAGGAAAAGAGTCAGAAAAAGAGAAGTTAATAGAACTTGGGGCTAAAAATGTAATATCTAGAAGTGAGTTTGAGAATACAGATAAGAGACCTCTATTAAAACCTCTATATATTGGGGCAATTGATACGGTAGGTGGAACTATTTTAGAAAATATAATTAAAACCACAATTCCTGGAGGAGTTGTTACATGTTGTGGTAATGTAGCGTCTCCTAAGTTAGACCTAACAGTATTTCCATTTATCTTAAGAGGTGTAACCCTTATAGGTATTGATTCTCAAAATTATCCAATGAGTTCTAGAGAGATTGTATGGGAGAAACTAGCAGGACCTTGGAAGTCAGAAGTTTTATTAAATAGTTATGAAGAGATCACTTTCGATAAAATAAATGAAAAAGTGGAGCTGATGCTTAAAGGGAAATTAAAGGGCCGGACTATTATCAGATGCTCCTAA
- a CDS encoding amino acid permease: MNLEKKLSFFGVFSIASGAMISSGIFILPGLAFSKAGPALFISYSIAGILGLLGILSVIELSTAMPKAGGDYYFINKTFGPMFGSISGFLGWVALSLKSAFAIFGISEIIYIYTGFNMIITSFLFCLFFVIINIRGVKEAAVFQTIMVTGLLSIMLLFIIVGLPQVKASHFTPFLTVKINDLLITSGFIFISFGGLLNVANLSEEMINPKRNIPLGMIASIVVVTVFYGLITFVITGTLDPDLFRASLTPVADSAKVLTGQIGYLVIVIASMLAFFTTANAGIMSASRYPMALSRDQLLPRNIGAVNKKYNTPTVAIVITGTLIFLSLLLPLEILVKSASTVILTSYVLTNISVIVLRESKITNYKPSFKTPLYPFLQIACVILFTFFIIDLGKEAIEISLSFIFISFCLYMFYGRKIKSRESALLYLLKRVTDGKLTDNLLEDELREVLINRDNIEQDNFDNLIKNANIIDINEPHNFEELLNIVGKSISEEVDMDKNEVISRFLEREKSSNTAVSDFLAIPHIIIDGMDKIFLTVIRCKDGIKFTDNENAVKAIFLLGGTKEKRVLHLKTIASIATLVQYKEFEEKWISSESIIELKNLMLLSSRKRFY, translated from the coding sequence ATGAATTTAGAAAAAAAATTGTCATTTTTTGGTGTTTTTAGTATAGCCTCTGGGGCTATGATAAGTTCTGGTATTTTTATATTACCAGGGTTAGCTTTTTCTAAAGCGGGTCCTGCACTATTTATCTCATATTCTATTGCAGGTATTCTTGGTTTGTTAGGGATATTAAGTGTTATTGAGTTATCAACTGCAATGCCAAAGGCTGGGGGAGACTATTACTTTATTAACAAAACCTTTGGTCCTATGTTTGGTTCCATATCAGGTTTTTTAGGTTGGGTTGCCCTATCCCTAAAAAGTGCATTTGCTATTTTTGGTATCTCTGAGATTATCTATATCTACACAGGTTTTAATATGATAATAACATCATTTTTATTTTGTCTTTTTTTTGTAATAATCAATATTAGGGGAGTTAAAGAGGCTGCTGTATTTCAAACAATTATGGTAACAGGACTACTATCAATTATGTTACTATTTATTATTGTAGGACTTCCCCAGGTTAAAGCTTCACATTTTACCCCATTTTTAACAGTCAAGATTAACGACCTATTAATAACATCAGGATTTATATTTATATCCTTTGGTGGACTTTTAAATGTTGCTAATTTATCAGAGGAGATGATAAATCCTAAAAGAAACATCCCATTGGGAATGATAGCCTCAATTGTTGTTGTAACAGTTTTTTATGGATTAATTACATTTGTTATTACAGGGACTTTAGACCCAGATCTTTTTAGAGCTTCTTTAACTCCAGTTGCAGATTCAGCAAAAGTTCTAACCGGACAGATTGGATATTTAGTAATTGTTATAGCATCAATGCTCGCTTTTTTTACCACAGCAAATGCAGGAATTATGTCCGCATCTAGATACCCTATGGCTTTAAGCCGGGACCAGTTATTACCAAGAAATATTGGGGCTGTAAATAAAAAGTACAATACACCTACAGTCGCTATTGTTATTACAGGGACTTTAATATTTTTGTCCCTATTACTACCCCTAGAAATACTTGTAAAATCAGCATCAACTGTAATTCTAACATCCTATGTTTTAACAAATATCTCAGTAATAGTATTAAGGGAGAGTAAGATAACAAACTATAAACCAAGCTTTAAAACACCATTATACCCGTTTTTGCAGATAGCCTGTGTTATACTATTTACATTTTTTATTATAGATTTAGGTAAAGAGGCAATAGAGATAAGTCTCTCTTTTATATTTATTAGTTTTTGTCTCTATATGTTTTATGGAAGAAAGATAAAAAGTCGAGAATCAGCACTTTTATACCTATTAAAAAGAGTTACAGATGGAAAGTTGACTGACAACCTTTTAGAAGATGAGTTAAGGGAAGTTTTAATAAATCGGGATAATATTGAGCAGGATAACTTTGATAACTTAATTAAGAATGCAAATATAATCGATATAAATGAGCCACACAATTTTGAGGAACTCTTAAATATTGTAGGTAAAAGTATCTCTGAAGAAGTTGATATGGATAAAAATGAAGTTATATCACGGTTTTTAGAAAGAGAGAAAAGTTCAAATACAGCGGTTTCCGATTTTCTTGCAATACCCCATATTATTATTGATGGTATGGATAAAATATTTTTAACAGTAATAAGATGTAAGGATGGAATAAAGTTTACAGATAATGAGAATGCTGTTAAAGCTATCTTTCTATTAGGTGGTACAAAGGAAAAGAGGGTTTTGCATTTAAAAACTATTGCCTCCATTGCAACCCTTGTACAATATAAAGAGTTTGAGGAGAAGTGGATAAGTTCTGAAAGTATTATAGAGTTAAAAAATCTTATGCTTTTAAGTAGTAGAAAGAGGTTTTACTGA
- a CDS encoding pectinesterase family protein gives MDIVIRKNVGPNSEYITIQGALDSLDSLDSLDDSKVVIYLEEGIYNEKVRVLNPNVSIIGTSREKCIISYNDHATKILEDSSKMGTFNSFTMYIGCENFYMENITIENSSGRGQIVGQAVALYVDSNKVHIKNCCLLGHQDTLFTGPIPTDPLPKWINPQFEFSYTNEASEVIFNQLFEDCLIMGDFDFIFGSANAIFQNCEIYSKKNNDYKQCYITAASHVKGGISEYIFKNCKLTGDAKKGSVYLGRPWRPYGRVSFIDCYLGDHIHPNGWHNWDDKKREKTVKYVEVNCSGKGSKSGDRVSWAIIS, from the coding sequence ATGGATATAGTTATAAGAAAAAATGTTGGACCTAATTCAGAATATATAACAATTCAAGGGGCTTTAGATAGTTTAGATAGTTTAGATAGTTTAGATGATTCTAAAGTAGTAATTTATTTAGAAGAGGGTATTTATAATGAAAAGGTTAGAGTATTAAACCCAAATGTATCAATAATTGGTACAAGTAGGGAAAAATGTATAATTTCATATAATGACCATGCAACTAAAATATTAGAAGATAGTAGTAAAATGGGGACTTTTAACTCTTTCACTATGTATATAGGTTGTGAGAATTTTTACATGGAAAATATAACCATAGAAAACTCATCAGGAAGGGGACAAATTGTTGGGCAAGCTGTGGCGCTATATGTAGATTCTAATAAGGTTCATATCAAAAATTGCTGTTTATTAGGTCACCAAGATACCCTCTTTACGGGGCCTATTCCTACAGATCCACTACCTAAGTGGATAAATCCTCAATTTGAGTTTTCATATACTAATGAGGCTAGTGAGGTAATATTTAACCAACTTTTTGAAGATTGCCTTATAATGGGAGACTTTGATTTTATTTTTGGATCAGCAAATGCTATTTTTCAAAATTGTGAAATTTACTCCAAAAAAAATAATGATTACAAACAGTGTTATATAACAGCTGCCTCCCATGTAAAAGGTGGTATCTCAGAGTATATATTTAAGAATTGTAAACTAACAGGAGATGCTAAGAAGGGTAGTGTATATCTAGGTAGACCTTGGAGGCCTTATGGGAGAGTTTCATTTATAGATTGTTATTTAGGGGATCATATTCACCCAAATGGATGGCATAATTGGGATGATAAAAAAAGAGAGAAAACAGTAAAGTATGTTGAGGTAAACTGTAGCGGGAAAGGTTCCAAATCGGGTGATAGGGTTAGTTGGGCTATAATTTCATAA
- a CDS encoding DsbA family oxidoreductase, giving the protein MKIEVWSDFACPFCYIGETKLNRALKELNLDDEALIVYKSFQLNPNATSQKGKDLNQLISEKYGIPYEQAVASNRNIVNVAKESGLNFNFNKIQPGNTALAHELHKYSETINKDLEMAEVIFKAYFEDGIDISDKVELIKLANKVGIKEEEVEDIFNNKKFSNAVIEDQNLAISNGINSVPFFVIDNKKTISGAQSIEHFKMVLGEN; this is encoded by the coding sequence ATGAAAATAGAAGTGTGGTCTGATTTTGCTTGCCCTTTTTGTTATATTGGGGAGACAAAACTAAACAGAGCATTAAAAGAGTTAAATTTAGATGATGAAGCTTTGATAGTTTATAAGAGTTTCCAACTAAATCCAAATGCAACTAGCCAAAAAGGTAAGGATCTAAATCAACTAATATCTGAAAAATACGGTATCCCCTATGAGCAAGCTGTTGCTTCAAATAGAAATATAGTTAATGTAGCAAAGGAGTCTGGCCTTAATTTTAACTTTAATAAGATTCAACCTGGGAATACAGCCTTAGCCCATGAGTTACATAAATATTCAGAAACAATTAATAAGGACCTAGAAATGGCAGAGGTCATATTTAAAGCTTATTTTGAAGATGGTATTGATATTAGTGATAAAGTGGAACTTATTAAACTAGCAAATAAGGTTGGAATTAAAGAGGAGGAAGTAGAGGATATTTTTAATAATAAAAAATTTAGTAATGCTGTGATAGAAGATCAGAATTTAGCAATTAGTAATGGAATAAACAGTGTCCCATTTTTTGTTATTGATAATAAAAAGACTATTTCAGGAGCACAGAGTATCGAGCATTTTAAAATGGTATTAGGTGAAAATTAA
- a CDS encoding ArsR/SmtB family transcription factor: protein MDKEAEKCSLDLFRKCIPYFEVLADENRQKLVLLLAEGHQVLNVGDITEKVSLSRPAVSHHLKILLRAGMVNYTKKGTQNYYFLTIGSMVKVLKDFVTTVEKTCTKNT from the coding sequence ATGGACAAAGAAGCAGAGAAGTGTAGTTTGGATCTTTTTCGTAAATGTATACCATATTTTGAGGTTCTTGCTGATGAAAATCGTCAAAAACTGGTACTACTACTAGCTGAAGGTCATCAGGTTCTAAACGTGGGAGATATAACAGAGAAAGTATCCCTATCAAGACCTGCAGTTTCACACCACTTAAAAATACTTTTAAGGGCGGGAATGGTAAACTATACAAAAAAAGGAACCCAAAACTACTATTTTTTAACTATAGGATCCATGGTGAAAGTTTTGAAAGATTTTGTAACTACAGTGGAGAAGACATGTACAAAAAATACATAA
- a CDS encoding NADPH-dependent oxidoreductase: MNKTINTIKDHRSIRQYTDKDIDNSELNAILEAAHAMPTSIHGQQLSIIVVKDKDRREKISELAGNQPWIAKGPVFLVFIMDMNKTAKAGEKAGLPQVIQESAEGVLVSSFDAGLAMGAAIIAAESLGLGIVPIGGIRKSPQEMIDLLELPKNTFPVAGLVIGHPENMSGKKPRLSLESFAHKERYNDEIVTKAVDDFDIEIAKYYEKRGDKSSNWSDQIAGFYQQVYFPLVYPTLKSQGFTLDK, translated from the coding sequence ATGAATAAAACAATTAATACAATTAAGGACCACAGATCAATTAGACAGTATACGGATAAGGATATTGATAATAGTGAGTTAAATGCAATTTTAGAAGCAGCCCATGCAATGCCAACGTCAATCCATGGACAGCAGTTATCAATAATTGTGGTTAAAGATAAAGATAGAAGGGAAAAAATATCAGAACTTGCGGGAAACCAACCCTGGATAGCTAAGGGTCCTGTTTTTTTAGTATTTATTATGGATATGAATAAAACAGCAAAGGCTGGAGAAAAGGCCGGACTACCCCAGGTAATACAAGAGAGTGCAGAGGGTGTTTTAGTTTCAAGTTTTGATGCAGGCCTAGCAATGGGAGCAGCTATAATTGCAGCTGAATCTTTAGGTCTAGGTATTGTTCCAATTGGTGGAATTAGAAAAAGCCCCCAGGAGATGATTGATCTACTAGAACTACCTAAAAATACTTTCCCAGTTGCAGGCTTAGTAATAGGACACCCAGAGAATATGTCTGGGAAAAAACCAAGATTATCCCTAGAGAGCTTTGCCCATAAAGAGAGGTATAATGATGAGATTGTAACAAAAGCTGTTGATGATTTTGATATTGAAATAGCTAAGTATTATGAGAAAAGAGGGGATAAGAGCAGTAATTGGAGTGACCAGATAGCTGGATTCTACCAGCAGGTTTATTTCCCTTTGGTTTACCCTACACTTAAGTCCCAGGGATTTACATTAGATAAATAA
- a CDS encoding GH1 family beta-glucosidase → MLKRENFPKNFLFGTATSAYQIEGAANSYGRVPSIWDDFSKTPGKIADSSNGDIACDHYHLYETDLDLIKNIGLDSYRFSISWPRVISNRRGKINQEGLDFYDRLVDQMLKRDIDPFLTLYHWDLPSFLQEIGGWTNRDTNKHFRDYAYTVSEKLGDRVKNWITHNEMWCTSFLSHHIGMFAPGEQNLKNGFTVAHNLLLSHGLATKSLREHSNSLKIGIAPNYLPCYPATESKLDRRAAELYDGYFNRWFLDPLSGKDYPEDVLEFVEDFMPKIETGDMETIKQECDFIGINYYNANWYKYDESIPLLPCKKVQPDNLWFTADRDVYAKGLYDTLYRVNKDYNFKDIYITENGAAFDDKLEIDSNGNKVCHDQGRVRFYKEHFEQASLAIKDGIPLKGYFVWSLLDNFEWAAGYTLRYGMHYTDYNTQERIPKDSAKWLKDFINN, encoded by the coding sequence ATGTTAAAAAGAGAGAACTTTCCAAAGAATTTTCTGTTTGGAACAGCAACATCTGCATATCAAATTGAGGGAGCCGCAAATAGTTATGGACGAGTACCCTCTATTTGGGATGATTTTAGTAAAACTCCAGGTAAAATAGCAGACTCATCCAATGGAGATATAGCATGTGATCACTATCACCTATATGAAACGGACCTTGATTTAATTAAAAACATTGGCTTAGACTCCTATAGGTTTAGTATCTCTTGGCCAAGGGTTATATCCAATAGAAGGGGTAAAATAAACCAAGAAGGTTTAGATTTTTATGATAGGTTAGTAGATCAAATGTTAAAAAGAGATATAGATCCATTTTTAACTCTATATCATTGGGACCTACCATCATTTCTGCAAGAGATTGGTGGGTGGACAAACAGAGATACGAATAAACACTTTAGAGATTATGCCTATACTGTATCTGAAAAATTAGGTGATAGGGTTAAAAATTGGATAACCCATAACGAGATGTGGTGTACAAGTTTTTTATCCCACCATATTGGAATGTTTGCTCCAGGGGAGCAGAACCTAAAAAATGGTTTTACAGTTGCCCACAACCTACTATTAAGCCACGGGCTAGCTACAAAATCATTACGAGAACACTCAAACAGTTTAAAAATTGGCATCGCACCAAACTATCTACCATGTTATCCGGCTACAGAGTCAAAGTTAGATAGAAGAGCAGCAGAGTTATACGATGGATACTTTAATAGATGGTTTTTAGATCCACTATCAGGGAAGGATTACCCAGAAGATGTTTTAGAATTTGTAGAAGATTTTATGCCAAAGATTGAAACGGGGGATATGGAGACTATAAAACAAGAGTGCGATTTTATTGGAATAAACTACTATAATGCAAACTGGTATAAATATGATGAAAGTATTCCACTTCTTCCATGTAAAAAAGTTCAACCAGATAATTTATGGTTTACAGCTGACAGAGATGTATATGCAAAGGGCCTTTATGACACCTTATATAGGGTTAATAAGGATTATAATTTTAAAGATATATATATAACAGAGAATGGTGCAGCCTTTGATGATAAGTTAGAGATTGATAGTAATGGAAATAAAGTATGCCACGATCAAGGAAGAGTAAGATTTTATAAAGAGCATTTTGAACAAGCAAGCTTGGCAATAAAAGATGGAATACCATTAAAGGGTTATTTTGTATGGTCTCTACTAGATAATTTTGAGTGGGCTGCAGGTTATACTCTAAGATATGGTATGCACTATACTGATTATAATACCCAGGAGCGAATTCCTAAGGATTCTGCAAAATGGTTAAAAGATTTTATAAATAATTAA
- a CDS encoding NlpC/P60 family protein, with protein sequence MKRLLLIPITILLVISCKWVSYDEFYGIVHETTVDDNYIISPELVRLKAYFAAEYYLESELNYQLGGNETVYVPPYRSLIKGIDCSGLIINVFKYAVENTDYVLPFGYNNGILNDKTADELYKYFTVNVSNPGKGDLIFWKDKNDNAFHVAILEKIESGYYHFIEANELPSYDIDGVGYRTLPLKTSFSISVKRLILVNNNS encoded by the coding sequence ATGAAAAGATTATTATTAATTCCAATAACTATACTTCTTGTTATTAGCTGTAAATGGGTCTCTTATGACGAATTTTACGGTATAGTTCATGAGACAACAGTAGATGATAATTATATTATCTCCCCAGAATTAGTCCGATTAAAAGCTTATTTTGCAGCTGAATACTATCTAGAATCTGAACTTAATTACCAACTTGGTGGTAATGAGACAGTTTATGTCCCTCCCTACAGATCCTTAATAAAAGGCATAGATTGCTCAGGACTAATAATAAATGTTTTCAAATATGCTGTCGAGAACACAGATTATGTTCTCCCTTTTGGATATAACAATGGAATTTTAAATGATAAAACAGCAGATGAACTATATAAGTACTTTACTGTTAATGTTTCTAATCCTGGTAAGGGGGACCTTATCTTTTGGAAGGATAAGAATGATAACGCCTTTCATGTGGCTATCTTAGAAAAAATAGAAAGTGGGTATTATCATTTTATTGAAGCCAATGAACTTCCTTCTTATGATATTGATGGAGTAGGGTATAGGACATTACCATTAAAAACATCTTTTTCTATCTCTGTTAAACGCCTTATACTAGTAAATAATAATTCATAG
- a CDS encoding DNA repair helicase XPB — MNTSEFKPLIVQGDSSLLLDVHNPDFESARGDIAPFSELEKSPEHMHTYKITPLSLWNAASAGITHDDIAEILDNYSRFPVPENVKFTVRDIISRYGKLNLDKTDDEMVLKLSVESEIIYMELTAQKSLKQLLIPKGNLEFHLKLLDRGVVKQELLKLGYPVKDLAPLKDGDPYEITFRDVTESGRAFGIRDYQKEACDSFVGNNLPGTGFGTLVLPCGAGKTIVGMTIMEKLQTNTLILTTNVAAVHQWIDEIADKTNVPREDIGEYTGDRKVIKPITVATYQILVWRKNKESEFPHFDLFRKRNWGLIVYDEVHLLPAPVFKVTAEIQAVRRVGLTATLIREDGAEGDVFTLVGPKRYDVPWKQLEDKGWIATAYCHEIRVDLYEDDKIKYAVADKRKKFRIASENPWKVSIIKKLLEQHKEDQTLVIGQYVDQLKEIAKIINAPLITGKTPNPEREVIFDKFKRGEVKVIVVSKVANFAINLPDASIAIQVSGTFGSRQEEAQRLGRILRPKEKDSFFYSVVTRHTTEESFAANRQKFLTEQGYKYNIEIWNTKDLM, encoded by the coding sequence ATGAACACAAGTGAATTTAAACCTCTTATTGTACAGGGAGACTCTTCTCTTCTTTTAGATGTACATAATCCAGATTTTGAATCTGCTCGAGGAGATATAGCTCCATTTTCGGAACTTGAAAAGTCTCCAGAGCATATGCATACATATAAAATTACTCCTCTCTCTCTGTGGAATGCAGCATCGGCAGGAATAACCCATGATGATATAGCTGAGATTTTAGATAATTATTCAAGATTCCCTGTTCCTGAAAACGTAAAGTTTACAGTTAGGGATATTATAAGTAGATATGGGAAACTTAACTTAGATAAGACCGATGATGAGATGGTTCTTAAACTAAGTGTAGAGAGTGAGATTATCTATATGGAGTTAACAGCACAAAAATCCTTAAAACAACTTCTTATACCAAAGGGTAATTTAGAGTTTCATTTAAAACTATTAGATAGAGGTGTTGTAAAACAGGAGTTATTAAAGCTTGGTTATCCAGTAAAGGATTTAGCTCCACTTAAAGATGGTGACCCATATGAAATAACATTTAGAGACGTTACAGAGTCGGGTAGAGCCTTTGGTATAAGGGATTATCAAAAAGAAGCCTGTGACTCCTTTGTAGGGAACAATCTACCGGGAACAGGTTTTGGAACCCTAGTTCTTCCCTGTGGAGCTGGTAAAACTATTGTTGGAATGACAATAATGGAAAAACTACAAACTAATACACTAATCTTAACCACTAATGTTGCTGCAGTACACCAATGGATTGATGAGATAGCAGATAAAACCAATGTTCCTAGAGAGGATATTGGAGAGTATACTGGGGATAGAAAAGTAATAAAACCAATTACAGTAGCGACCTATCAGATTCTTGTATGGAGAAAAAATAAAGAGAGTGAATTCCCCCACTTTGACCTTTTTAGAAAGAGAAATTGGGGTTTAATTGTATATGATGAGGTTCATCTACTCCCTGCTCCTGTTTTTAAAGTAACAGCAGAAATTCAGGCAGTAAGAAGGGTTGGATTAACAGCAACACTTATTAGAGAGGATGGAGCAGAAGGGGATGTTTTTACCCTAGTAGGCCCTAAAAGATATGATGTCCCTTGGAAGCAACTAGAGGATAAGGGTTGGATTGCAACAGCCTACTGTCATGAGATACGTGTGGATTTATACGAAGATGACAAGATAAAATATGCAGTTGCAGATAAGAGAAAGAAGTTTAGAATTGCAAGTGAAAATCCTTGGAAGGTATCAATAATTAAAAAGTTACTGGAACAACACAAGGAAGATCAAACTTTGGTTATAGGTCAATATGTTGATCAATTAAAGGAGATAGCTAAAATAATAAATGCACCTTTAATAACAGGAAAAACACCAAACCCAGAAAGGGAAGTTATATTTGATAAGTTTAAGAGAGGTGAAGTTAAGGTTATAGTAGTATCAAAGGTTGCTAACTTCGCAATAAACTTACCAGATGCATCAATAGCAATCCAGGTTTCTGGAACATTTGGATCAAGACAGGAAGAAGCCCAAAGACTAGGTAGAATATTACGACCTAAGGAAAAGGATTCATTTTTCTACTCTGTTGTAACAAGACACACAACAGAGGAGTCCTTTGCGGCTAATAGACAGAAATTTTTAACAGAGCAGGGTTATAAATATAATATTGAAATTTGGAATACAAAGGATTTAATGTGA
- the aroE gene encoding shikimate dehydrogenase, translating to MSKICLTLTEDSLKKCINSVEKHGSEIQIVELRVDLLKRSEQLKINNFKIDIPTILTFRKSVDGGLYNGDEEYRIKILELGLKSGNFSYVDLEEDLIAPNLEELARVHNVKIIRSFHDFNGVPKDLADRLLRIKRSNDELPKAAVMIKSTEDLLLFYKESLKIKSIEKIVLGMGNMGFNTRVLAHKIGSFLTFTSTNGASAAPGHVTPTLLKETYSFNNIDWDTEVFGIIGNPVMHTKSPAIHNKGYKSLGLNAVYVPFEIDDPTIFIKIANLIGLKGFSVTVPFKTEIIPLMDSLTTSVKEIGACNTVVKINNKWVGDNTDYIGFITPLIKSYGTLKGKNVCVIGAGGSAKASLFALREEGANVLIVNRTLEKAKVLAKQFNMEYSGLSRDNIDIIKGYSDVIIQNTNVGMHPLEDIDPIDFYDFTGNEFLYDVIYTPKVTKFLARGVDSGCKILNGWQMLLEQGYRQFKIYTGYDYPIV from the coding sequence ATGAGTAAAATTTGTTTAACACTAACAGAAGATAGTTTAAAAAAGTGTATTAATAGTGTTGAAAAACATGGAAGTGAAATTCAGATTGTTGAGTTACGAGTTGATTTATTAAAGAGAAGTGAACAGTTAAAAATTAACAATTTTAAAATTGATATACCTACAATCCTTACATTTAGAAAGAGTGTTGATGGTGGATTATATAATGGGGATGAAGAGTATAGAATTAAAATTTTAGAGCTTGGTCTTAAAAGTGGTAATTTCTCCTACGTTGATTTAGAAGAGGACCTAATAGCCCCTAATTTAGAGGAGTTAGCAAGGGTTCATAATGTTAAAATAATTAGATCATTCCACGACTTTAATGGTGTTCCTAAAGATCTAGCAGATAGATTGTTAAGAATTAAAAGGTCTAATGATGAACTACCTAAGGCCGCTGTTATGATTAAATCTACAGAGGATCTTTTACTTTTTTATAAAGAGTCCCTTAAGATTAAGTCCATAGAGAAAATAGTTCTAGGTATGGGGAATATGGGGTTTAATACTAGAGTTCTAGCCCATAAAATAGGATCTTTTTTAACCTTTACTTCTACCAACGGGGCATCTGCAGCTCCAGGACATGTTACCCCAACCCTATTAAAGGAAACCTACAGTTTTAATAATATTGATTGGGATACAGAAGTTTTTGGTATAATTGGGAATCCTGTCATGCACACTAAATCCCCTGCTATTCATAATAAAGGGTATAAATCTCTAGGTTTAAACGCTGTATATGTTCCATTTGAAATAGATGATCCTACTATATTTATTAAAATTGCTAACCTTATAGGTTTAAAAGGATTCTCTGTTACTGTACCTTTTAAAACAGAAATTATTCCCTTAATGGACTCCCTAACAACATCTGTTAAGGAGATTGGAGCCTGTAATACTGTTGTTAAAATTAATAATAAGTGGGTAGGGGATAATACGGACTATATTGGTTTTATCACCCCTTTAATAAAATCCTATGGGACTTTAAAGGGAAAGAATGTCTGTGTTATTGGAGCAGGTGGTTCTGCAAAGGCATCACTTTTTGCCCTAAGGGAGGAAGGGGCTAATGTCTTAATTGTAAATAGAACACTAGAGAAGGCTAAAGTTTTAGCAAAACAGTTTAATATGGAGTACTCAGGTTTAAGTAGGGATAATATAGATATAATTAAGGGTTATTCAGATGTAATTATTCAAAATACTAATGTTGGTATGCACCCTTTAGAGGACATTGACCCCATAGATTTCTACGACTTTACTGGTAATGAGTTTCTTTATGATGTTATTTATACTCCAAAGGTTACTAAGTTCTTAGCTAGGGGGGTAGATTCTGGTTGTAAAATACTTAATGGCTGGCAGATGTTATTAGAGCAGGGGTATAGGCAGTTCAAAATATACACAGGGTATGATTATCCAATTGTTTAG